In Plantibacter sp. PA-3-X8, one DNA window encodes the following:
- a CDS encoding AEC family transporter encodes MGGVLTGFAIIGTVILVGYLAGRLEVGGPTTGHVLNRVAFFVTNPALLFTVLATADLHEVFSSFIWVALASALSAAALFVLLNAVWLRKDLSVATIGALGSGYVNANNIGIPVAVYVLGEAGYVAPVILLQLLVFAPIALTILDVRQRGSVSFLGIVTQPFRNPMIVASIIGVVVNLFGVRLPEPVMAPFELLGGAAVPLILMAFGMSLHGMRPLQAGSGRREIFVATAIKSVVMPGFAYLIAHFGFGLSGTPLFASVVLAALPAAQNVYNFASRYEQGVTLARDTVLLTTILSVPVLVVVAALLA; translated from the coding sequence ATGGGCGGAGTGCTGACGGGGTTCGCGATCATCGGCACCGTGATCCTCGTCGGCTACCTCGCCGGGCGTCTCGAGGTCGGGGGCCCGACGACCGGGCACGTGCTCAACCGGGTGGCGTTCTTCGTCACCAACCCGGCGCTGCTGTTCACCGTGCTCGCCACGGCCGACCTGCACGAGGTGTTCAGCAGTTTCATCTGGGTCGCCCTCGCGAGTGCCCTGTCGGCCGCCGCGCTCTTCGTGCTGCTGAACGCCGTGTGGCTCCGCAAGGACCTCTCGGTCGCGACGATCGGCGCGCTCGGCTCGGGCTACGTCAACGCCAACAACATCGGCATCCCGGTGGCGGTCTACGTCCTCGGCGAGGCCGGCTACGTCGCCCCGGTCATCCTGCTGCAGCTCCTCGTCTTCGCCCCGATCGCGCTCACCATCCTCGACGTCAGACAGCGCGGCTCCGTCTCCTTCCTCGGCATCGTGACGCAACCCTTCCGCAACCCGATGATCGTCGCGTCGATCATCGGCGTCGTGGTCAACCTCTTCGGCGTCCGGCTCCCCGAGCCCGTCATGGCTCCGTTCGAGCTCCTCGGCGGCGCGGCCGTGCCGCTCATCCTCATGGCGTTCGGGATGTCGCTGCACGGCATGCGGCCGTTGCAGGCCGGCAGCGGACGTCGGGAGATCTTCGTGGCGACGGCGATCAAATCGGTCGTGATGCCCGGGTTCGCCTACCTCATCGCGCACTTCGGCTTCGGGCTGAGCGGCACGCCGTTGTTCGCCTCGGTCGTCCTCGCAGCCCTCCCGGCGGCCCAGAACGTCTACAACTTCGCCAGCCGGTACGAGCAGGGCGTCACGCTCGCCCGCGACACGGTCCTGCTGACGACGATCCTCTCCGTACCGGTCCTCGTCG
- a CDS encoding Glu/Leu/Phe/Val dehydrogenase family protein, whose amino-acid sequence MTSFDPVASSDAMHSTTLPHERLSISRGPRSGLTISVALHSTAMGPALGGARLWRYGSWLEAVDDSLRLAAGMTMKNAAAGLAHGGGKSVIHLPVGTTLDPAERRDAMLDLGDAVEALGGAYRTAEDVGTTAEDMAVVAERTDHVSGLPADRGGVGEPSEATAAGVHAAITATLETVFGTPLVAGHRATISGLGQVGGRLARRLAAEGARLIVTDVDPRKRALAEEIGASWIEPGDEHLVETDLFVPCGVGGALNARVIGQLRCRAVVGAANNQLASRADAVALEERGILWAPDFVANAGGVIYLAMASEPGADAAAIEQRVSAIGRTVQSIYRDAAAEGVTTLVAAERLAMARIDAAGGILAAV is encoded by the coding sequence ATGACGTCATTCGACCCGGTCGCGTCCAGCGACGCGATGCACAGCACCACCCTCCCCCACGAACGCCTCTCCATCAGCCGCGGACCGCGCTCCGGGCTGACCATCAGCGTCGCCCTGCACTCCACCGCCATGGGGCCGGCCCTCGGCGGCGCGCGGCTCTGGCGGTACGGGTCCTGGCTCGAGGCCGTCGACGACTCCCTCCGCCTGGCCGCGGGGATGACGATGAAGAACGCGGCCGCCGGTCTCGCGCACGGCGGCGGCAAGTCCGTCATCCACCTGCCCGTCGGCACGACCCTCGACCCCGCGGAGCGCCGCGACGCGATGCTCGACCTCGGCGACGCGGTCGAAGCGCTCGGCGGCGCCTATCGCACCGCGGAGGACGTGGGCACGACCGCCGAGGACATGGCCGTCGTCGCCGAGCGGACCGACCACGTCAGCGGGCTGCCGGCTGACCGCGGTGGCGTCGGCGAACCGAGCGAGGCGACGGCTGCCGGCGTGCACGCGGCCATCACCGCGACGCTCGAGACGGTCTTCGGCACCCCGCTCGTCGCGGGCCACCGGGCGACGATCTCCGGGCTCGGCCAGGTCGGCGGCCGTCTGGCCCGACGGCTCGCGGCCGAGGGTGCTCGCCTCATCGTCACCGACGTCGACCCACGGAAGCGCGCCCTCGCCGAGGAGATCGGCGCCAGCTGGATCGAACCGGGCGACGAGCACCTCGTCGAGACGGACCTCTTCGTGCCGTGCGGCGTCGGCGGCGCCCTGAACGCCCGGGTGATCGGGCAGCTGCGGTGTCGCGCCGTGGTCGGGGCGGCGAACAACCAGCTCGCCTCCCGCGCCGACGCGGTGGCCCTCGAGGAGCGCGGCATCCTGTGGGCGCCGGACTTCGTCGCGAACGCGGGCGGCGTGATCTACCTCGCCATGGCGTCCGAACCGGGCGCCGATGCCGCGGCCATCGAGCAGCGGGTGTCGGCGATCGGGCGGACCGTGCAGTCGATCTACCGGGACGCCGCAGCGGAGGGCGTCACGACGCTCGTCGCCGCCGAACGCCTCGCGATGGCCCGCATCGATGCGGCCGGCGGGATCCTCGCAGCGGTCTGA